A window of Chitinophaga sp. MM2321 contains these coding sequences:
- a CDS encoding glycosyltransferase family 39 protein — MKYLLIALVAALLFIPFLGAVHLFDWDEINFAEAAREMIVSHNFSQVQIDFRPFWEKPPLFIWMQAGSMMLFGVNDFAARFPNAIIGIATLVTLFAIGKKLADEKFGLWWALVYAGSWLPHFYFKSGIIDPTFNFFIFLAIYFASRIAYSGKHLRMAIFSGFCLGLAVLTKGPVAILVAILALLVYWIWNKGKISIRLSHIGLIALFACFTTLLWFGYEIIAHGWGFVNEFVAYQIRLLTTEDAGHGGPFFYHWIVLLIGCFPASIFLFTYFQGRKKSIYATPAAGEMKDFKIWMWVLFWVVLILFSVVKTKIVHYSSLCYFPLSFLAAHQVYKLAEGRLRLRGWNIALLLFIGIVLGIAIALLPLVGVYKDHLIPYIGDKFAVANLQAQVQWSVAEACYGIGYILLVIISAVLLIRHKTTNGLICLFVSTILVIQVTVVHFVPKVERYSQGAAIDFFISLQGKDVYVKALGYHSYAQHFYSRELPHTNKNYYDTDWLLNGQIDKPAFFICRITDSEQYRQHPNLEVIGEKNGFVFFKRKQQ, encoded by the coding sequence ATGAAATACCTATTGATTGCCCTGGTGGCTGCTTTACTGTTCATACCTTTTCTGGGAGCGGTTCACTTATTTGACTGGGATGAGATAAATTTTGCGGAAGCAGCCAGGGAAATGATTGTTAGCCATAACTTCAGCCAGGTACAGATTGATTTCCGTCCTTTCTGGGAAAAACCACCTTTATTCATCTGGATGCAGGCAGGTAGTATGATGCTATTCGGCGTGAATGATTTTGCCGCCCGTTTTCCTAATGCCATCATTGGTATTGCCACCCTCGTCACCTTATTTGCCATCGGTAAAAAGCTGGCCGATGAAAAATTCGGTTTGTGGTGGGCATTGGTATATGCAGGTTCCTGGTTACCTCATTTTTATTTCAAGTCGGGCATCATTGATCCTACTTTCAACTTCTTTATTTTCCTGGCTATTTACTTTGCATCGCGTATTGCCTATTCCGGCAAACACCTCCGCATGGCCATTTTCAGTGGTTTTTGCCTCGGATTGGCGGTACTCACCAAAGGACCTGTAGCCATACTGGTAGCGATACTCGCGCTGCTGGTATACTGGATATGGAACAAAGGTAAAATCAGCATCCGGCTGTCGCATATAGGGCTGATCGCACTCTTTGCCTGCTTCACCACCCTATTATGGTTTGGGTATGAAATCATAGCCCATGGCTGGGGGTTTGTAAATGAATTTGTTGCTTATCAGATCCGTTTGCTGACAACAGAAGATGCCGGCCACGGAGGCCCTTTCTTTTATCACTGGATTGTACTACTGATCGGCTGCTTTCCGGCCAGTATCTTCCTTTTCACCTATTTCCAGGGAAGAAAAAAATCGATCTACGCTACGCCTGCTGCGGGCGAAATGAAAGATTTTAAAATATGGATGTGGGTATTGTTCTGGGTAGTACTGATCCTTTTCTCTGTGGTGAAAACCAAGATCGTACATTATTCTTCCCTTTGTTATTTCCCGCTGTCGTTCCTGGCAGCGCACCAGGTATACAAACTGGCGGAAGGCAGGTTACGCCTGCGCGGATGGAATATCGCCCTGCTGTTATTCATCGGTATTGTACTGGGAATAGCCATCGCGCTTTTACCATTGGTAGGTGTTTATAAAGACCACCTGATCCCTTACATCGGCGACAAGTTTGCGGTAGCCAACCTCCAGGCGCAGGTGCAGTGGTCTGTTGCGGAAGCCTGCTACGGTATCGGCTATATCCTGCTGGTCATTATCAGTGCGGTGTTGCTGATCCGACATAAAACCACTAACGGACTCATTTGTCTTTTTGTGAGCACGATCCTGGTGATCCAGGTAACAGTTGTTCACTTCGTACCTAAAGTAGAGCGTTATTCCCAGGGAGCTGCGATCGACTTTTTTATCTCCCTCCAGGGAAAAGACGTATATGTGAAAGCGTTAGGGTATCACAGCTATGCACAGCACTTCTATTCGAGGGAATTACCCCATACCAACAAGAACTATTACGATACAGACTGGCTGTTAAATGGTCAGATAGACAAACCTGCGTTTTTCATTTGCCGCATCACAGATAGCGAGCAATACAGGCAGCACCCTAACCTGGAAGTAATCGGAGAAAAGAACGGGTTTGTATTTTTTAAAAGGAAACAACAATAA
- a CDS encoding START-like domain-containing protein, with protein sequence MSKKVLYELEFPVRCSPGILYEFLSTPAGLQEWFADRVDFRDNVFSFSWNGTAEEAEILEQEEDEYIRLHWLHAPKEEYFEFRIQISEVTNMTILVVKDFAEKKEIADQSQLWDYQVKDLFHRIGN encoded by the coding sequence ATGTCTAAGAAAGTGCTTTATGAATTAGAATTCCCGGTTAGGTGTTCACCCGGTATCCTGTATGAATTCCTGTCAACCCCTGCCGGATTGCAGGAATGGTTCGCAGACAGGGTTGATTTCAGGGATAATGTTTTTTCCTTTTCATGGAATGGCACTGCGGAAGAAGCGGAAATTCTGGAGCAGGAGGAAGATGAATATATACGGCTACATTGGCTACACGCGCCAAAAGAGGAGTATTTTGAGTTCCGTATACAGATTTCGGAAGTAACCAATATGACTATCCTGGTGGTAAAAGATTTCGCTGAAAAGAAAGAAATCGCAGACCAGAGTCAATTATGGGACTACCAGGTGAAAGATCTCTTTCACCGTATCGGAAATTAA
- a CDS encoding LptF/LptG family permease: MKKLDKLIIKTFLGPFVATFFVTLFVLVMQFLWKYVDDLVGKGLDTGVIIQLIAYTSATLVTLALPLAVLLSSIMTFGNLGESFELVALKSSGISLLRFIRPLLFVCTVIAFLAFLFANYVIPVANLQAKSLLYDITNSKPAFNIKAGVFYRDIPGYTIKVAQKDKDNQTIHQVMIFDHQNGGGDKIILAEKGQMVLTANKRFLYFILDNGWRYEERGNRGYTVPGDMIRLGFKKYSKAFDLSSFAFNRLNMDLFASNQQMLNVRQLDVAIDSLQKIENQFSKTVNAYVTMRFPFARWKDTGWVATAPPLKVKDFEEMIPEKSRRSVLERSEQNIRETQSALETPTKEFEDKHTSILMFKVEWQRKFTLAAACIVMFLIGAPLGSIIRKGGLGTPLVFAVIFFVIFNIFFMVGEKMARSGVMHTWSGMWLSNMVLLPFAGFLIVKAMNDSQLFNKEFYFRIIQKIRKFLRSFRKQPTT, encoded by the coding sequence GTGAAAAAACTCGACAAACTAATTATAAAAACATTTCTGGGTCCATTCGTTGCTACTTTCTTTGTGACATTGTTTGTACTGGTCATGCAGTTCCTGTGGAAATACGTGGATGATCTGGTGGGTAAAGGGCTGGATACCGGTGTGATCATTCAGCTCATCGCCTATACCAGCGCCACATTGGTGACACTGGCCCTTCCCCTGGCCGTATTGCTGTCTTCCATCATGACCTTCGGTAATCTTGGTGAGAGTTTTGAACTGGTGGCACTGAAATCTTCCGGCATTTCCCTGCTCCGTTTTATCCGGCCGCTGCTGTTTGTGTGTACGGTTATTGCTTTTCTCGCGTTTTTATTTGCCAACTATGTGATCCCGGTGGCCAATCTGCAGGCAAAATCTTTACTCTACGATATTACCAACTCAAAACCCGCCTTTAACATCAAGGCAGGTGTGTTTTACCGCGATATTCCCGGCTATACCATTAAAGTAGCGCAAAAAGATAAGGATAACCAGACCATTCACCAGGTAATGATCTTTGATCATCAGAACGGTGGCGGCGACAAAATTATCCTGGCAGAGAAAGGACAGATGGTGCTAACGGCCAACAAACGCTTTCTGTACTTTATCCTCGATAACGGGTGGCGTTATGAGGAAAGAGGTAACCGCGGCTACACCGTGCCCGGTGATATGATCCGGCTGGGGTTCAAAAAATACAGCAAGGCATTTGACCTGAGTTCATTTGCCTTTAACCGCCTGAACATGGACCTGTTTGCCTCCAACCAGCAGATGCTGAATGTGCGGCAGCTGGATGTAGCCATCGATTCCCTGCAAAAAATAGAAAATCAGTTCAGCAAAACCGTGAACGCCTACGTTACCATGCGATTCCCCTTTGCCAGATGGAAAGATACCGGCTGGGTAGCTACCGCTCCCCCACTTAAAGTAAAGGACTTTGAAGAAATGATCCCGGAAAAAAGCCGCCGCAGTGTACTGGAAAGATCGGAACAAAATATCCGTGAAACACAAAGTGCGCTGGAAACACCCACAAAAGAATTTGAAGACAAACATACCAGCATCCTCATGTTTAAGGTGGAATGGCAGCGCAAGTTCACACTGGCAGCGGCCTGTATTGTTATGTTCCTCATAGGCGCTCCCCTTGGATCTATTATACGAAAAGGCGGTTTGGGTACTCCTCTGGTGTTTGCAGTGATCTTTTTCGTGATCTTTAATATTTTCTTCATGGTAGGAGAAAAGATGGCAAGAAGTGGTGTAATGCATACCTGGTCGGGAATGTGGCTCTCAAATATGGTCCTGTTGCCGTTTGCAGGCTTTTTGATTGTAAAAGCCATGAATGATTCACAATTATTCAATAAAGAATTTTATTTTCGCATTATTCAAAAAATAAGAAAGTTCTTACGAAGCTTTAGAAAACAACCTACAACTTAA
- a CDS encoding Rv1355c family protein, translated as MIQEYLRKQQDEPNDYKPVFYYLNREQDHKALAALLASHSHIRIHDQLHSQLRELMKIRHPTRPLTPEESEQKISEYVGDLPMEEFGVWVYYPWSNRVVHLVEEADFIELRTSRNRHKITTEEIAMLSKKKIGIVGLSVGQSIALTLAMERLCGELRLADFDKVELTNMNRIRTGVHNIQVSKAVLAAREIAELDPYLQVKCYLDGMTEDNLDSFFTDGGNLDIFVEECDGIDMKILSRIKAKSLGIPVIMELNDRGMVDIERFDLEPDRPLLHGFIPDLDIAGLKGLTDAEKLPIFRPMVAIDDMSPRMKFSLGEIGKTITTWPQLASSVVLGGAIVADTCRRVLLDQLKSSGRYYIDFEQLIV; from the coding sequence ATGATACAGGAATACCTCCGGAAACAGCAGGATGAACCAAATGACTATAAGCCTGTTTTTTATTATCTGAATCGCGAACAAGACCATAAAGCATTAGCGGCTTTACTGGCATCTCATTCACATATACGCATACACGATCAGCTACATTCACAACTACGTGAATTGATGAAGATCAGGCATCCCACCCGGCCACTTACACCCGAAGAGTCCGAGCAAAAAATCAGCGAATATGTAGGCGACCTCCCCATGGAGGAGTTTGGCGTATGGGTATATTACCCATGGAGCAACCGTGTGGTACACCTCGTAGAAGAAGCTGATTTTATTGAATTACGCACCAGTCGCAACCGGCACAAGATTACGACAGAAGAAATAGCAATGCTATCAAAAAAGAAGATTGGTATTGTGGGTTTATCTGTGGGCCAGTCGATTGCACTCACCCTGGCTATGGAGCGTTTATGCGGAGAGCTGAGGCTGGCGGATTTTGATAAGGTGGAACTGACCAATATGAACCGCATCCGCACGGGTGTACATAATATACAGGTATCAAAAGCGGTACTGGCTGCCCGTGAAATTGCAGAACTGGATCCATACCTGCAGGTAAAATGTTACCTGGACGGTATGACAGAAGACAACCTCGACAGCTTTTTCACCGATGGTGGTAACCTGGATATTTTTGTTGAAGAGTGCGATGGCATAGACATGAAGATATTAAGCAGGATTAAAGCGAAATCATTAGGAATTCCTGTGATCATGGAACTGAACGACAGGGGCATGGTAGATATTGAACGCTTTGACCTGGAGCCGGACAGACCACTGCTGCATGGCTTCATTCCGGATCTGGACATTGCCGGTCTGAAAGGCTTGACAGATGCAGAAAAGCTCCCCATTTTCCGACCAATGGTAGCGATTGATGACATGTCGCCCAGAATGAAATTTTCCCTGGGTGAAATCGGGAAAACCATTACGACGTGGCCGCAACTGGCCTCATCCGTGGTGTTAGGTGGCGCTATTGTTGCAGATACCTGCCGCAGGGTATTACTGGATCAGCTAAAGAGCTCAGGCCGATACTACATTGATTTCGAACAATTGATTGTTTAA
- a CDS encoding 7TM diverse intracellular signaling domain-containing protein — MFRIVVLWSVMALSAVFATTPRQVVYTNTEQLLQIGGHMELYTDKSNSLGIDSIKKQSFQPSKQEVPNLQITPYTQWARFTIENKSSQKQLLLEVEYPIIDDITLYEPLPDGGYTATRMGEFTSYHNRKFDHQNYQFLLNIQPDSSREYYLKVRAGEQLQLPVYLGTPEQLYEKNNNRELIFGIYIGVILAMTFYNLFIYISTRDNSYIIYVSYIICVGLTQATLQGYSFRFLYPESPWLAMHATVLVPILNGITALAFIKKFLHTQQNYPAGNRLMNICITLYALCFIPTFLNMYTFAQIFVQLDAFLAAIAAFFVAYKVSRKGISAARFFLVAWSIFLISIFIFVLRNFNILPYNNFTYYALQIGSGLEVLLLSFALAHKINVFKAEKEASQQMALAVSLENERLVREQNIILETKVKDRTEDLQATNQELNTALTNLKDAQMRLVEKEKMASLGQLTAGIAHEINNPINFVTSNIKPLKLDIADLQSLLNRYDQLAGHPDIQQELASIALFKKEIDIDYVHEEIASLIKGIEDGAARTAEIVKGLRTFSRLDESDVKSIDIHEGLDSTLVLLRNGIPPYVNIIKDYADLPKIECYAGKVNQVFMNIFSNSLNAIKTKKEHHNESISISTKKENDRIVITIKDTGIGMSQAVQEKIFDPFFTTKDVGEGTGLGLSIVFSIIEKHKGKIIVNSAPGEGAEFIIYLPLSILNHQS, encoded by the coding sequence ATGTTCAGGATTGTGGTACTATGGTCTGTTATGGCCCTGTCGGCCGTTTTTGCAACAACACCCCGCCAGGTAGTTTATACCAACACGGAGCAATTGCTGCAAATAGGGGGACATATGGAACTCTATACCGATAAAAGCAATTCACTTGGCATCGACAGCATAAAAAAACAATCCTTCCAGCCTTCCAAACAGGAAGTCCCTAACCTTCAGATCACTCCATATACACAGTGGGCAAGGTTTACCATCGAAAATAAATCATCCCAGAAACAACTGTTGCTGGAAGTGGAATACCCTATTATTGACGACATTACTTTATACGAGCCATTACCGGATGGAGGATATACGGCCACACGGATGGGTGAATTCACCTCGTACCACAACCGGAAATTTGATCACCAGAACTATCAGTTCCTCTTAAACATCCAGCCGGATTCTTCCAGGGAATACTACCTGAAAGTGCGGGCAGGAGAACAGTTGCAGCTCCCTGTTTATCTCGGTACTCCTGAACAGCTCTATGAGAAGAACAACAACCGCGAACTCATTTTTGGCATCTATATAGGCGTTATTCTCGCCATGACTTTTTATAACCTGTTTATTTATATTTCTACCAGGGATAACAGCTATATTATTTATGTCAGCTATATCATCTGCGTAGGGCTCACACAGGCAACACTACAGGGTTATTCCTTCCGGTTCCTTTATCCGGAAAGTCCCTGGCTGGCCATGCACGCCACCGTATTGGTGCCTATACTAAACGGGATCACCGCACTGGCTTTCATCAAAAAGTTCCTGCATACGCAACAGAACTATCCGGCCGGCAACAGACTGATGAATATCTGCATCACCCTGTACGCTTTATGCTTTATACCGACCTTCCTGAACATGTATACTTTTGCACAGATCTTTGTGCAGCTGGATGCATTTCTGGCCGCTATCGCAGCATTTTTTGTGGCTTATAAAGTGAGCAGGAAAGGTATCAGCGCCGCCCGCTTTTTCCTGGTGGCCTGGTCTATCTTCCTCATCAGTATTTTCATATTTGTGTTGCGTAATTTCAACATACTGCCTTATAACAACTTTACTTATTATGCACTGCAAATAGGTTCAGGGCTGGAAGTACTCCTCCTCTCCTTTGCGCTGGCGCATAAGATCAATGTGTTCAAAGCAGAAAAAGAAGCTTCGCAGCAGATGGCACTGGCCGTTTCCCTGGAAAATGAGCGGTTGGTAAGAGAACAGAATATCATACTGGAAACTAAAGTAAAAGACAGGACAGAAGACCTGCAAGCCACTAACCAGGAACTGAACACCGCACTCACCAACCTGAAAGATGCACAAATGAGGCTGGTGGAAAAAGAAAAAATGGCATCCCTTGGTCAGCTTACAGCAGGTATCGCACACGAAATCAACAACCCGATCAATTTCGTCACTTCTAACATAAAGCCGCTGAAACTGGATATTGCAGACTTGCAAAGTTTGCTGAACCGTTATGATCAGTTGGCCGGGCATCCGGACATACAGCAGGAACTGGCCAGTATTGCCTTATTCAAAAAGGAAATTGATATTGACTATGTTCATGAAGAAATAGCATCTCTCATAAAAGGTATTGAAGATGGCGCTGCCCGTACCGCAGAAATCGTAAAAGGCTTGCGTACTTTCAGCCGCCTCGATGAAAGCGATGTAAAATCCATCGACATCCACGAAGGGCTCGATTCCACGCTGGTATTGCTCCGGAACGGCATTCCACCTTATGTGAATATTATAAAGGACTACGCAGACCTGCCCAAAATAGAGTGTTATGCCGGTAAAGTAAACCAGGTGTTCATGAATATCTTCTCTAATTCACTGAATGCCATCAAAACCAAAAAAGAGCATCACAACGAGTCTATCTCTATTTCTACCAAAAAGGAAAATGATCGCATCGTTATTACCATCAAAGATACCGGCATTGGTATGTCCCAGGCTGTACAGGAAAAAATATTTGACCCTTTCTTCACCACGAAAGATGTAGGAGAAGGTACTGGTCTGGGGTTATCTATCGTATTCAGCATCATAGAAAAACACAAGGGTAAGATCATTGTAAACTCCGCTCCGGGGGAAGGAGCAGAATTTATTATATATTTACCACTCAGCATACTCAATCATCAGTCTTAA
- a CDS encoding hybrid sensor histidine kinase/response regulator: MKENRIRILYIDDELHNLNAFKASFRRSYEIYTANSAQEGKQLLKEIMVHIIIADQKMPVSTGVEFFNEIKDTLPDPMRVLLTGYTDVDDIIDAINKGHIFSYIKKPWDENELHKTINNAYEIYRTRKQLREKIEELERTNDELNRFIYSTSHDLRSPLMSVLGIINLSRLDNSVVDPNGYMVMVESCVLKLDGFIQKIIEYYRNTRLEVEYEKIDFNNLLSDCIIAFKPQNTDIRFQTQVEQEIDFRGDTFRISVILNNLISNAVKYQNPDETDPMVNLAVKVEPHKATICIRDNGIGILSEHLNNIFKMFFRSKNNNKPGSGIGLYIVKEALNKIGGTINVESKYGEGTQFEITIPNRNEFDT; the protein is encoded by the coding sequence ATGAAAGAAAACCGTATAAGAATATTATACATAGATGATGAACTCCATAATCTGAATGCATTTAAAGCTTCGTTCCGCAGAAGTTATGAGATCTACACTGCCAATTCAGCGCAGGAAGGCAAGCAGTTACTGAAGGAGATTATGGTACACATCATCATAGCGGACCAGAAAATGCCGGTATCTACGGGGGTGGAGTTTTTTAATGAGATAAAAGATACCCTTCCCGATCCGATGCGCGTATTGCTCACAGGATATACTGATGTTGATGACATCATCGATGCCATCAACAAAGGACATATCTTCTCTTATATCAAGAAACCGTGGGACGAGAATGAGCTGCACAAAACCATCAACAACGCGTATGAGATATATCGCACGCGCAAGCAGCTGCGTGAAAAAATTGAAGAGCTGGAGCGAACGAACGACGAATTAAACCGCTTTATTTATTCCACCTCTCATGACCTGCGTTCTCCACTGATGTCTGTACTTGGGATCATTAACCTTTCCCGGCTGGATAACTCTGTTGTAGATCCTAACGGCTATATGGTCATGGTAGAATCCTGCGTATTAAAGCTGGATGGATTTATACAAAAGATCATCGAATACTACCGGAACACACGGCTGGAAGTAGAATATGAAAAGATAGATTTTAATAACCTGTTGAGTGATTGTATCATTGCATTCAAGCCGCAGAATACGGATATCCGTTTTCAGACGCAGGTAGAGCAGGAGATCGATTTCCGTGGCGATACTTTCCGGATAAGTGTAATTTTAAATAACCTGATTTCAAACGCTGTTAAATACCAGAATCCGGACGAAACGGACCCAATGGTTAACCTGGCTGTAAAAGTAGAACCGCATAAAGCTACGATCTGTATTCGTGACAACGGCATCGGTATTCTGAGTGAGCATCTGAATAATATTTTCAAGATGTTTTTCCGTTCCAAAAATAACAATAAGCCCGGCAGCGGTATAGGGCTTTACATTGTAAAAGAGGCCCTGAATAAAATTGGCGGAACCATCAATGTAGAGTCAAAATACGGCGAAGGCACTCAATTT
- a CDS encoding superoxide dismutase has product MNKRDFIKLTSLAGVAALSGPLSSFAAPALSRKTGFTDPKAPFVLPPLPYPYDALDANIDKLTMEIHHDKHHGAYVKNLNDAVNGTAFATLTLEEILRKVTEKDKAIRNNGGGHYNHSLFWTLLTPNKTSPSDKLKTAISSAFGSWEKFQQQFNDAGKTQFGSGWAWLIVTPGKKLAVINTPNQDNPLMHNIVKEKGTPILALDVWEHAYYLKYQNKRPDYINAFWNVVNWNEVEKRYNSAV; this is encoded by the coding sequence ATGAACAAGCGAGATTTTATTAAGCTGACCAGCCTTGCTGGCGTAGCTGCGCTGAGCGGCCCTTTAAGCAGCTTTGCAGCTCCGGCACTTTCCAGAAAAACAGGCTTCACTGATCCTAAAGCTCCTTTTGTATTACCTCCGCTGCCTTACCCCTATGATGCGCTGGACGCAAATATCGATAAGCTGACCATGGAAATCCACCACGACAAACATCACGGAGCCTATGTAAAAAACCTGAACGATGCGGTGAATGGTACTGCCTTCGCCACGCTTACACTGGAAGAAATATTGCGTAAAGTGACGGAAAAGGATAAAGCCATCCGCAATAACGGCGGTGGTCACTATAATCACTCCCTCTTCTGGACATTGCTCACTCCCAATAAAACATCCCCTTCGGATAAGCTGAAAACAGCTATCAGCAGTGCTTTCGGATCATGGGAGAAATTCCAGCAACAATTCAATGATGCCGGTAAAACACAATTCGGATCAGGATGGGCATGGCTCATCGTTACACCCGGTAAAAAACTGGCTGTCATCAATACACCCAATCAGGACAATCCCCTGATGCATAACATCGTGAAAGAAAAAGGTACCCCCATCCTGGCACTCGACGTATGGGAACACGCTTACTACCTGAAGTATCAGAACAAACGCCCCGATTATATCAACGCTTTCTGGAATGTGGTAAACTGGAATGAAGTAGAGAAACGATATAATAGCGCAGTATAG
- a CDS encoding RNA polymerase sigma factor RpoD/SigA produces the protein MRQLKITKSITNRESQSLEKYLQEIGKVDLITPEEEVNLAIRIKQGDQRALEKLTKANLRFVVSVAKQYQNQGLSLSDLINEGNLGLIKAAQRFDETRGFKFISYAVWWIRQSILQALAEQSRIVRLPLNKVGLSNKISKAYSQLEQEFEREPSPDELATILEINTDEVEATLGVAARHVSMDAPFIDGEDNSLLDVLANPNAVSADEELDHHDSLRREIERSLSTLTDRQKDVIMLYFGIAVEHPMSLEDIGEKFGLTRERVRQIKDKAITKLRTTSRSKLLRNYLG, from the coding sequence ATGCGCCAACTTAAAATCACTAAATCCATTACCAACAGGGAGTCTCAGTCTCTGGAAAAGTATTTACAGGAGATTGGGAAAGTGGATTTAATTACGCCGGAAGAAGAGGTAAACCTCGCTATCCGGATCAAGCAGGGCGATCAGAGGGCATTGGAAAAGCTAACGAAAGCTAACCTGCGCTTTGTGGTGTCCGTTGCCAAACAGTATCAGAACCAGGGTCTGTCGCTCAGCGATCTGATCAATGAGGGGAACCTGGGGTTAATTAAAGCTGCTCAACGTTTTGATGAAACGCGCGGTTTTAAATTCATATCCTACGCCGTATGGTGGATCCGCCAATCGATCCTGCAGGCTTTGGCTGAACAATCCAGGATTGTTCGCCTCCCGCTCAACAAAGTGGGCCTGAGCAACAAGATCAGTAAAGCGTATTCCCAGCTGGAACAGGAATTTGAAAGAGAACCATCCCCTGATGAACTGGCCACCATCCTCGAAATCAATACAGACGAAGTAGAAGCCACCCTTGGCGTTGCTGCCCGTCACGTATCCATGGATGCACCGTTTATTGATGGAGAAGACAATTCCCTGCTGGATGTGCTCGCAAATCCAAATGCCGTGAGCGCAGACGAAGAACTGGATCACCATGATTCACTCCGCCGTGAAATTGAACGCTCCCTCTCTACTTTAACAGACCGGCAGAAAGATGTGATCATGCTGTACTTCGGCATCGCCGTAGAACATCCCATGTCACTGGAAGATATCGGCGAAAAATTTGGCCTGACCCGCGAACGCGTACGCCAGATCAAGGATAAAGCCATTACAAAACTCAGAACTACCTCCAGAAGCAAATTGCTGCGGAATTATCTTGGATAG
- a CDS encoding phosphatase PAP2 family protein yields the protein MKTLFTLFRKNAYFFLPFSLWIIVGGILLATYSQRELFLSINGEHSFWGDVLVTGITYLGDGIMFGAILLLILLMQKFRLFFIGLAVFLLTAIIIQIAKHYFNAPRPLSYFGDEAGTLVHTVKWVTVHGSCSFPSGHSAVAFGMFSFLTLMLNNKKLGLLFIGLALSAAYSRIYLAQHFFVDVYVGSIVGTLCTVLVYGFFGFRNSASAPELCAEAVMKANTTTA from the coding sequence TTGAAAACGCTGTTTACACTGTTCAGAAAGAACGCCTACTTCTTTCTGCCCTTCTCCCTATGGATTATAGTGGGAGGAATACTGCTGGCCACCTACAGCCAACGGGAATTATTTCTCAGTATTAACGGAGAACATTCCTTTTGGGGGGATGTATTGGTAACGGGTATTACCTACCTCGGCGATGGTATTATGTTTGGAGCGATCCTGCTCCTGATACTACTCATGCAGAAGTTCAGGTTATTCTTTATTGGCCTGGCCGTTTTTCTACTGACGGCCATCATAATACAGATAGCCAAACATTATTTTAACGCCCCCCGGCCCCTTAGCTATTTTGGTGACGAGGCCGGTACCCTGGTACACACCGTAAAATGGGTAACTGTACACGGTAGTTGCAGTTTCCCATCCGGACATTCTGCTGTTGCCTTTGGCATGTTCAGCTTCCTGACCCTTATGTTAAACAATAAAAAGTTGGGATTACTGTTTATAGGACTGGCGCTCAGCGCAGCCTACTCCCGCATCTACCTGGCACAACATTTTTTTGTGGATGTATATGTAGGTAGTATTGTGGGCACACTATGTACTGTTCTTGTATATGGGTTCTTCGGATTCCGTAATTCAGCCTCCGCACCGGAGCTGTGTGCAGAAGCCGTGATGAAAGCCAATACAACAACGGCATAG